A window of Mangifera indica cultivar Alphonso chromosome 11, CATAS_Mindica_2.1, whole genome shotgun sequence contains these coding sequences:
- the LOC123229088 gene encoding pentatricopeptide repeat-containing protein At3g22470, mitochondrial-like, whose amino-acid sequence MARVSDGFVVFGSIFRRGFYPAAVTFTSLINGLCKEGKIKKAIELFRKMVSVGCRPNVVTVGSLITGLCRTGNVTVALQLFEEMNNGNGEFGVICKPDVVCYAAIIDGLCKYGLVDKAKKLFSEMKSKAVNPDVITYNTLIYGLCNTSNWEEAKTLFAEMLDEGVKPNEVTFTVVMDELCKKGKIDEANGLLQLMINRGIHPSTFAYNAILSGYCLAGRIEDARKLFDSMESKGCKPNVFSFSILMDGMCLANKIDDAKELFSLMLSKGCKPDVVSYTTLINWYCKNRKADEAICVYKEMTSKGIQPTIVTFNILLKGLFIYGKVGNAKKLFGEMQLSNVPPNLITYNILIDGFCKNGCVLEAVELFHSLRNGNIHPDIITFNCLIDGLCKTRRLNIALELFNRWRNEGFVPDVVTYNILLYGLCKEGKLEMASNLLSDMEQNGCAPDCISFSTLLSGFLQNNETSKVVELLHKMKERNVKPDASTASIILDLLQRL is encoded by the exons ATGGCCCGGGTTTCTGACGGTTTTGTGGTTTTTGGGAGTATTTTTAGAAGGGGTTTTTACCCTGCCGCTGTGACTTTTACTAGTCTGATTAATGGTCTTTGTAAGGAGGGCAAAATTAAGAAGGCGATTGAATTGTTTAGAAAAATGGTTTCTGTTGGATGTAGGCCTAATGTGGTTACAGTTGGGAGTTTGATCACTGGCTTGTGTAGAACAGGTAATGTCACTGTTGCCCTTCAGTTATTTGAGGAAATGAATAATGGGAATGGTGAATTTGGTGTCATTTGCAAGCCTGATGTTGTTTGCTATGCTGCTATTATTGATGGTCTTTGCAAATATGGGTTAGTAGACAAGGCGAAGAAACTGTTTTCAGAAATGAAGTCCAAGGCTGTTAATCCAGATGTGATTACTTACAACACTTTAATTTATGGATTGTGTAATACATCTAATTGGGAGGAGGCTAAAACTTTATTTGCAGAAATGTTGGATGAAGGTGTAAAGCCTAATGAGGTGACATTTACTGTGGTTATGGATGAACTTTGTAAGAAAGGGAAGATTGATGAAGCCAATGGATTGCTCCAACTAATGATTAATAGAGGTATTCACCCCAGCACATTTGCTTACAATGCAATTTTAAGTGGTTACTGCTTGGCAGGTAGAATTGAGGACGCAAGAAAACTATTTGATTCCATGGAAAGTAAGGGGTGTAAGCCTAATGTTTTTAGCTTCAGTATTTTGATGGATGGTATGTGCTTggcaaataaaattgatgatgctaaggaattgttttctttgatgttgAGTAAGGGATGCAAACCTGATGTAGTTAGCTACACTACGTTGATCAATTGGTATTGCAAGAATCGAAAAGCTGATGAAGCTATTTGTGTTTATAAGGAAATGACCTCAAAGGGAATTCAGCCAACAATCGTTACATTTAACATCTTGCTAAAAGGTCTTTTCATATATGGTAAAGTTGGAAATGCAAAAAAACTATTTGGTGAGATGCAACTTAGTAATGTTCCTCCCAATTTAATTACGTATAATATTCTTATTGATGGGTTTTGCAAAAATGGTTGTGTTTTGGAGGCTGTTGAACTGTTTCATTCTTTAAGAAACGGAAACATTCATCCTGACATCATTACTTTCAATTGTCTCATTGATGGTTTGTGCAAAACAAGAAGACTCAATATTGCTTTGGAACTATTTAACAGATGGCGCAATGAAGGATTTGTTCCAGATGTTGTGACATATAACATTCTGTTGTATGGACTTTGTAAAGAAGGGAAGTTGGAGATGGCAAGTAATTTGTTATCAGATATGGAACAAAACGGTTGTGCTCCAGATTGCATCAGTTTTAGTACTCTTTTGTCTGGTTTCTTGCAAAATAATGAGACTTCAAAAGTGGTAGAacttcttcacaaaatgaaagagagaaatgtaaaGCCAGATGCATCCACGGCTTCAATTATTCTAGATTTACTACAAAG GTTGTAG